One genomic window of Leptospira paudalimensis includes the following:
- a CDS encoding lipase chaperone family protein, whose amino-acid sequence MHTKYLRFVSFGAIVIIFVIVMYQFTKPNDFGSSDEENPNDKAESFFRTQSDGFSVDPFYLESAKSIFSPDGQFLRFDEIIAKAKSGDLNLISELWNLRRQCPEGSTREQCHEYIKAFIQNEYSGEDAKKLLNLLTNYLKYEEAMVQLDPSSKSFTNAERYEQIKQLRRKYFSKEDADLIFGLEEATADFSFNRKNFLEETKNLKADERIRLYEDYRKKSFGNYYNAVVSREPKYDKFETEMDLRQNELVKLSGTERESKEREVRIRYFGKDGNERMEKVLREMKEEEEKISKLEIEEKNLLKNNPNLSNAEKEKKLMELRIKTLGNKELAEEYSRRLEYENSLKNSGN is encoded by the coding sequence ATGCATACAAAATACCTTCGTTTCGTAAGTTTCGGCGCCATTGTTATTATCTTTGTCATTGTGATGTATCAATTCACAAAACCGAATGATTTTGGATCTTCCGATGAAGAAAATCCAAATGACAAAGCTGAGTCTTTTTTTCGTACCCAAAGTGATGGTTTTTCTGTGGATCCTTTTTATTTAGAATCAGCGAAATCAATTTTTTCACCCGACGGTCAGTTTTTGCGGTTTGACGAGATCATCGCCAAAGCAAAGTCAGGTGATCTAAATTTAATTTCTGAATTATGGAACTTACGGCGGCAATGCCCGGAAGGTAGCACCAGAGAACAATGCCACGAATACATCAAAGCCTTTATCCAAAATGAATATTCTGGTGAAGATGCAAAAAAACTCTTAAATCTCTTAACCAATTATCTGAAATACGAAGAAGCCATGGTGCAATTAGACCCCAGTTCCAAGTCTTTCACCAATGCCGAACGTTACGAACAGATCAAACAACTGAGAAGGAAGTATTTTTCCAAAGAAGATGCAGACTTAATATTTGGATTAGAAGAAGCCACTGCCGATTTTAGTTTTAATCGCAAGAATTTTTTAGAAGAAACAAAAAACCTAAAAGCAGACGAACGAATCCGATTGTATGAAGATTATCGCAAAAAATCCTTTGGTAATTATTACAACGCCGTAGTGAGTCGTGAACCAAAGTATGATAAATTTGAAACTGAGATGGACCTCAGGCAGAATGAGTTGGTCAAACTCTCTGGAACAGAACGTGAATCAAAGGAACGTGAAGTAAGAATTCGTTATTTCGGAAAAGATGGTAACGAACGAATGGAAAAAGTTTTGAGAGAAATGAAAGAAGAGGAAGAAAAAATTTCAAAACTAGAGATTGAAGAAAAAAACTTACTCAAAAATAATCCAAATTTATCAAATGCGGAAAAAGAGAAAAAATTAATGGAACTTCGCATTAAAACTTTAGGTAACAAAGAACTCGCAGAAGAATACTCTCGCCGATTGGAATATGAGAATTCACTCAAAAATTCCGGGAATTAA
- the lnt gene encoding apolipoprotein N-acyltransferase, which yields MRIHSKIPGINFFFTYLALAAICFALSLEPFGFVTAGFLSVFFILLVTKEIIRVGTFRFAILCTVLFSFLVTCTSFYWMWNAIKNISAQGYFVTSILFLLYAILSFYKIGMVFVSAYLIHKYRLVGETKFYLLIFPSLFLISDWICPMIFPVYWGDLFRNQILWRQMARFGTEVLGVVSVVSVSLLYLMVSRKISNWKESVIYLAPILFIFSTNLYFLAETIPSEKNLHMVLVQPNTPYAKNEIRENFDFMTKTLQDVYNLSEEAIRNAPKPIDVIVLPESSIPFLGTLASDHTNSTYSQSFVDITTNLVKKANAPLLFNELVWDQGSRNSFSTLHPITLQTDRRYKHILLPFGEYLPFEDTLPFLKGLFPEVSHHIPNNEFTSQTVQTKSNESVVLTPLICYEVLYPEFVRSMVKHSPSELIINLTNDSWFESHTETKQHAGAGRLRAIESGRPYIRMAVSGMTTAYDPWGREMMGELPVFQKAIAYLDVMTVSTHRETPYLQIGPYPWRFMALFSLFFAFFTSPRAFHSYKKKNEIEI from the coding sequence ATGAGAATTCACTCAAAAATTCCGGGAATTAATTTCTTCTTCACATACTTAGCGTTAGCCGCTATATGTTTCGCACTCTCTCTTGAGCCTTTCGGTTTTGTCACCGCAGGGTTTTTGAGTGTATTTTTCATTCTCCTTGTAACAAAAGAAATCATTCGAGTGGGAACATTCCGTTTTGCGATTCTTTGTACAGTTCTATTTTCCTTTTTGGTCACTTGCACATCTTTTTATTGGATGTGGAATGCGATAAAAAATATTTCAGCACAAGGATACTTTGTCACATCCATTCTATTTTTATTGTACGCGATCCTATCATTTTATAAAATTGGAATGGTATTTGTTTCTGCTTATTTGATTCACAAATATCGTTTGGTAGGTGAAACAAAGTTTTATCTTTTGATTTTCCCTTCTCTTTTCCTAATTTCTGATTGGATCTGCCCAATGATATTTCCAGTGTATTGGGGTGATCTGTTCCGAAACCAAATCCTTTGGCGCCAGATGGCACGTTTTGGTACTGAGGTGCTTGGTGTAGTTTCAGTTGTATCAGTATCTTTACTTTACCTGATGGTGAGCCGTAAAATTTCCAATTGGAAAGAATCAGTTATATACTTGGCTCCGATTCTTTTCATTTTCTCTACCAATCTATATTTTTTGGCAGAAACGATCCCATCAGAGAAAAATCTTCATATGGTTTTAGTCCAACCAAACACACCATATGCGAAAAATGAAATCAGAGAAAACTTTGATTTTATGACAAAAACCTTACAAGATGTGTATAATCTTTCAGAGGAAGCCATACGAAATGCTCCTAAACCAATCGATGTGATTGTTTTACCTGAATCTTCCATTCCTTTTTTAGGTACCTTGGCATCCGATCATACAAACTCAACGTATAGCCAAAGTTTTGTAGACATCACAACAAATCTTGTCAAAAAAGCAAATGCACCACTACTTTTTAATGAACTCGTCTGGGATCAAGGATCCAGAAATTCATTTAGCACCTTGCATCCGATCACCTTACAAACTGATAGGCGATACAAACATATCCTATTGCCATTTGGAGAATACCTTCCCTTCGAAGATACATTGCCTTTCTTAAAAGGCTTATTCCCAGAAGTAAGCCACCATATTCCAAACAATGAATTTACTTCTCAAACCGTTCAAACCAAATCCAATGAATCTGTGGTTTTGACACCTCTCATTTGTTATGAAGTTTTGTATCCAGAATTTGTCAGAAGTATGGTAAAACATTCCCCTTCAGAACTGATCATCAATCTCACAAATGACTCATGGTTTGAAAGCCATACGGAAACAAAACAACACGCTGGCGCTGGAAGGTTACGAGCCATTGAATCAGGAAGGCCCTATATTCGAATGGCTGTATCTGGAATGACAACAGCCTATGATCCCTGGGGAAGAGAGATGATGGGGGAGTTACCAGTCTTCCAAAAAGCAATTGCCTACTTAGATGTGATGACCGTTTCCACTCATAGAGAGACACCTTATTTACAAATTGGCCCCTATCCTTGGAGGTTCATGGCTCTTTTTAGCTTATTTTTTGCATTTTTCACGAGTCCTAGAGCATTCCACTCGTATAAAAAGAAAAATGAAATTGAAATTTAG
- a CDS encoding helicase: MSQETVLYQELEKLDLNEIKKIASLWNIQKIPGKDKKSTILGLMEIFQNEFYLKGVLEKFTPLQVNILTSILKNKGVMTLGEISRKVNIPPINVEMELNVLRKYYLLYQRKNRERLTNNLDKYHTYDEYQKLIKVETNPKGEKFKYSIEKTLHKATLAELPEEWKEAVGAKKGEHIETFLKNALSTEVLQKLIDELSDFDKDILHQIYIHGGVIEAETIRNYITVNRGKFEQTIPHLTALYLVRDLYYVEDKFIRVIVIPKEILDHLQFSPILPPVKKGTRVRQEKISANGLDFFLNVKKLISYISRKGLNLAKSGKIKQADHKRTETELLSPDIEIFPEKSQVYQIELILPILKLLGYVDIKGENVILIQETDEFLKKDIFEIMKLVIHEVNEARTRRLNPPEVFTATEVPFYEKGILDKTVKLIMAHGKINTSVIFSHIIRDHLVFSPTFQIKTYEEDLADLRKEIISAIFYLQLFGLIEVEYPQRNLSLSELGLHYFNHEPLVTVTEKGGITINPDFSIIAFPDRVSLHGIHLLKAFCELKDYDRVYTFLLTKDSFQLGILLGYDKETFIHFLRESSKADLAQNLLFLLDDWGNNLPIVTITEDSVLLRTKDSQVMELLLGQIKGKKFVLEEVSPTGIIIEKSKVMEVIAIAEKLNMIIRLNR, translated from the coding sequence ATGAGCCAAGAAACTGTCCTGTACCAAGAGTTAGAGAAACTCGATCTCAATGAGATCAAAAAAATCGCAAGCCTTTGGAACATCCAAAAGATCCCAGGAAAGGACAAAAAATCGACCATTTTGGGTCTCATGGAGATTTTCCAAAACGAATTTTACCTAAAAGGTGTTTTGGAAAAGTTCACTCCACTCCAAGTGAACATCCTCACCTCTATTTTGAAAAACAAAGGAGTGATGACCCTCGGAGAAATCTCGAGAAAGGTCAACATCCCTCCCATCAACGTGGAGATGGAACTCAACGTTCTTCGAAAGTATTATTTATTATACCAAAGAAAAAACCGCGAACGTCTTACTAATAATTTAGATAAATACCATACCTATGATGAATACCAAAAACTCATCAAAGTAGAAACAAATCCTAAGGGTGAGAAGTTTAAGTATTCCATTGAGAAAACTCTTCACAAAGCAACCCTTGCGGAACTTCCAGAGGAATGGAAAGAAGCAGTCGGTGCAAAAAAAGGCGAACACATTGAAACCTTTTTAAAAAATGCACTCAGTACTGAAGTTTTACAAAAACTGATCGATGAACTTTCTGATTTTGATAAAGATATATTACACCAAATTTACATCCACGGTGGTGTGATTGAAGCCGAAACCATCCGCAATTATATCACTGTCAATCGTGGGAAGTTTGAACAAACGATTCCTCACCTAACAGCACTTTATTTAGTTCGAGATTTGTATTATGTGGAAGACAAATTCATTCGTGTGATTGTCATTCCAAAAGAAATTCTCGATCATTTACAGTTTTCACCTATTTTACCTCCCGTAAAAAAAGGAACTCGTGTTCGTCAGGAAAAAATTTCTGCAAATGGACTCGATTTTTTCTTAAACGTAAAAAAACTCATTTCTTATATTTCTAGAAAAGGTTTGAACCTAGCAAAATCAGGAAAAATCAAACAAGCGGATCATAAAAGAACTGAAACAGAGCTTTTATCACCTGACATTGAAATTTTCCCAGAAAAAAGCCAAGTTTATCAAATTGAACTCATTCTCCCCATCTTAAAACTGTTAGGTTATGTAGATATCAAAGGTGAAAATGTAATTCTTATCCAAGAAACAGATGAGTTTTTAAAAAAAGACATTTTTGAAATCATGAAACTTGTCATTCATGAAGTGAATGAAGCAAGGACTCGTAGGTTAAATCCACCAGAAGTGTTTACGGCTACTGAAGTTCCTTTTTATGAAAAAGGAATTTTGGATAAAACTGTAAAACTCATTATGGCACACGGAAAAATTAATACCTCAGTGATTTTTTCCCATATCATTCGTGACCATTTGGTATTTTCTCCTACCTTCCAAATCAAAACGTATGAAGAAGATTTGGCAGATCTCAGAAAAGAGATCATCTCAGCTATTTTTTACTTACAATTATTTGGTCTCATCGAAGTTGAATACCCTCAAAGGAATCTCAGTTTATCAGAACTAGGTCTACATTACTTCAACCATGAGCCACTGGTAACGGTAACAGAAAAGGGTGGGATTACCATCAACCCAGACTTTTCGATCATTGCGTTCCCTGACCGTGTTTCTTTGCATGGAATTCATTTACTCAAAGCCTTTTGTGAGCTCAAAGATTATGATCGTGTTTATACGTTCTTACTGACCAAAGATAGTTTCCAATTGGGAATATTACTGGGTTACGATAAAGAAACCTTCATTCATTTCCTACGTGAGTCTTCAAAAGCGGATCTTGCACAAAACTTACTCTTCTTACTTGATGATTGGGGAAACAATTTACCAATTGTAACGATCACAGAAGACTCGGTTCTCCTCCGAACAAAAGATTCTCAAGTGATGGAACTTCTACTTGGTCAGATCAAAGGGAAAAAATTTGTATTAGAAGAAGTGAGTCCAACAGGGATCATTATTGAAAAATCAAAAGTAATGGAAGTGATTGCCATTGCTGAAAAACTCAATATGATCATTCGTTTGAATCGTTAA
- a CDS encoding ABC1 kinase family protein, whose protein sequence is MDSFSEIVSFGLHSSLRVAHSSFVFSTRLLGILTKLAKGNPNHREIAISLREAFSQLGATYIKLGQFIASAPSLFPIEYVEEMQACLDSVRPVQFREIRSSVERELGGNLETLFHSFEETPLASASIAQVHAAVTKEGLDVVVKVQRPDVHLTLKTDMQILGILTKVLEVIAPEFKKSGLTAMFQEFQTSILQEIDFIQEAKNIEEFETYLLKAKETRARVPRVYHTLSTKKVLTMERFYGVPITDEKGLKQFTDNPRKVLSDALEIWFSSLSNQGFFHADVHAGNLMILKDGSIGFIDFGIVGRISPKIWRGLMLFTQGIGIGEPTLVAKGLVEMDSTDSGVNPTLLAKELDSVFNELESVYVHLTENEMFDESKVNRIMFEMKEIAEKNGLKIPREFALLMKQMLYFDRYVKSMAPEINLFRDSQNFVIGKS, encoded by the coding sequence ATGGACTCATTTTCCGAAATTGTTTCTTTCGGTCTCCACTCAAGCCTTCGTGTGGCCCATTCCAGTTTTGTGTTTTCTACGAGGCTCCTCGGAATCCTTACCAAACTGGCAAAAGGAAACCCAAACCATAGAGAAATCGCAATCTCTCTCAGAGAAGCCTTCTCGCAACTCGGTGCCACTTATATCAAACTGGGTCAATTCATCGCAAGTGCCCCATCTCTTTTTCCCATCGAGTATGTGGAAGAAATGCAAGCCTGTCTTGATTCCGTAAGACCCGTACAATTCCGTGAAATCCGATCTTCTGTCGAACGGGAGTTAGGTGGAAATTTGGAAACCCTCTTCCATAGTTTTGAAGAAACTCCTCTTGCCTCAGCTTCGATCGCCCAAGTCCATGCGGCAGTCACAAAAGAAGGCCTTGACGTGGTTGTCAAAGTACAAAGGCCCGATGTCCACTTAACCTTAAAAACCGACATGCAGATTTTAGGAATTCTCACGAAAGTTTTAGAAGTCATTGCCCCTGAATTTAAAAAATCGGGACTTACTGCGATGTTCCAAGAATTCCAAACTTCGATCTTACAAGAGATAGATTTTATCCAAGAAGCAAAAAACATCGAAGAGTTTGAAACTTATCTTTTAAAAGCAAAAGAAACAAGGGCAAGAGTTCCTCGAGTGTATCATACCCTTTCTACCAAAAAAGTTTTAACCATGGAACGTTTTTACGGAGTTCCCATCACTGATGAAAAAGGGTTAAAACAGTTCACAGACAACCCAAGAAAGGTATTGAGTGATGCGCTAGAAATTTGGTTTTCTTCTTTATCCAACCAAGGTTTTTTCCATGCAGATGTCCACGCTGGCAATTTAATGATCCTGAAAGATGGAAGTATTGGTTTTATTGATTTTGGAATTGTTGGAAGGATATCACCTAAAATCTGGCGTGGCCTTATGTTATTCACACAAGGAATTGGAATTGGAGAACCAACACTCGTAGCCAAAGGACTTGTTGAAATGGATTCAACGGATAGTGGAGTGAATCCAACTCTACTAGCCAAAGAATTAGATTCTGTATTCAATGAATTAGAATCTGTCTATGTACATTTAACAGAAAACGAAATGTTTGATGAATCGAAGGTGAATCGAATCATGTTCGAAATGAAGGAAATTGCCGAAAAAAATGGATTAAAAATTCCAAGAGAATTTGCCCTCCTCATGAAACAAATGTTATACTTTGATCGTTACGTAAAATCCATGGCTCCTGAAATCAATTTATTTCGAGACTCTCAAAACTTTGTAATTGGGAAATCATGA
- a CDS encoding FeoA family protein, translating to MTLLDLHEGDSAVIQSINMEQLPKQMLTELLELGFFPGAEIRLKTKSKYLGKLICSLGGTTIGLRMKDGEAILLKTK from the coding sequence ATGACATTACTCGATTTACACGAAGGTGATTCTGCTGTCATCCAATCCATTAATATGGAGCAATTGCCAAAACAAATGCTCACGGAACTTTTGGAACTAGGCTTTTTTCCTGGTGCTGAAATTCGATTGAAGACCAAATCGAAGTACCTTGGTAAACTAATCTGCTCACTTGGTGGAACCACAATTGGGCTTCGAATGAAAGACGGAGAAGCGATTTTACTAAAAACCAAATAA